A part of Escherichia marmotae genomic DNA contains:
- a CDS encoding LysR substrate-binding domain-containing protein gives MFISDETLRVIHLVARHQSITTAAEQLNKVPSAISYTIKKAEESLSVELFIRKGRYIELSPAGSYFIEHSKTILGDLEALKRNTVLIHDGIERELTIAVNNIIPGDLLVAFIRDFERQFTSTTLTVDLEVYNGCWDALYSKRADLVYGAPHAVPSSEGIISEPVGQMEWDFVVSPLHPLAAKRHPLENSELRHYPAVCIRDTSVNFPPMQAWLLEGQKPIFVPDFTTAIALIEQNVGIGYIPHHLALPLLNSDKLLKKPMREHKHAIKLFLAARSDGMGKACQWCIEYLRNPQLIFCS, from the coding sequence ATGTTCATCTCAGACGAAACGCTTCGTGTTATTCATCTGGTCGCCAGACACCAGAGCATTACCACCGCAGCCGAGCAGTTAAATAAAGTTCCTTCCGCCATCAGCTACACCATTAAGAAAGCGGAAGAGAGTCTGAGCGTTGAACTGTTCATTCGTAAGGGACGCTATATTGAATTATCTCCGGCCGGGAGTTACTTCATCGAACATAGCAAAACTATTCTGGGCGACCTGGAAGCATTAAAGCGCAACACAGTGCTGATTCACGATGGTATTGAACGTGAACTGACAATTGCGGTGAACAATATTATTCCTGGTGATTTGCTGGTGGCATTCATTCGAGATTTTGAACGGCAATTCACATCAACAACACTGACGGTAGATCTTGAGGTATACAACGGCTGCTGGGATGCGCTGTACAGTAAGCGTGCCGATCTGGTCTACGGTGCTCCTCATGCAGTGCCAAGCAGTGAAGGCATCATTAGCGAACCGGTCGGACAAATGGAATGGGATTTTGTCGTCAGCCCACTCCACCCACTGGCAGCGAAGCGGCATCCATTAGAAAACAGTGAATTGCGTCATTATCCGGCGGTTTGTATCCGCGATACCTCCGTTAATTTCCCCCCGATGCAAGCCTGGCTACTGGAAGGACAAAAACCCATTTTTGTTCCTGACTTCACTACGGCAATCGCCTTAATAGAACAAAACGTCGGTATTGGTTATATTCCACATCATCTGGCATTGCCGTTATTAAATAGCGATAAATTACTGAAAAAGCCGATGCGCGAACATAAACACGCCATCAAGTTATTTCTTGCCGCTCGTTCCGATGGTATGGGCAAAGCCTGTCAGTGGTGCATTGAGTATTTAAGAAATCCGCAATTAATTTTCTGCTCCTGA
- the bioP gene encoding biotin transporter → MALLIITTILWAFSFSFYGEYLAGHVDSYFAVLVRVGLAALVFLPFLRTRGNSLKTIGLYMLVGAMQLGIMYMLSFRAYLYLTVSELLLFTVLTPLYITLIYDIMSKRRLRWGYAFSALLAVIGAGIIRYDQVTDHFWTGLLLVQLSNITFAIGMVGYKRLMETRPMPQHNAFAWFYLGAFLVAVIAWFLLGNTQKMPETTLQWSILVFLGVVASGIGYFMWNYGATQVDAGTLGIMNNIHVPAGLLVNLAIWHQQPHWPTFITGALVILASLWVHRKWVAPRSSQTADDRRRDCALSE, encoded by the coding sequence GTGGCGCTACTTATCATCACCACGATTCTGTGGGCCTTCTCCTTTAGCTTTTATGGCGAGTACCTTGCGGGGCACGTCGATAGCTATTTTGCGGTGCTGGTGCGCGTTGGCCTGGCGGCACTCGTTTTTCTGCCGTTCCTGCGTACCCGAGGCAATAGCCTGAAAACCATTGGCCTGTATATGCTGGTGGGCGCGATGCAGCTTGGCATTATGTATATGCTTAGTTTCCGTGCCTATCTTTACCTGACTGTCTCTGAACTGCTGTTATTTACCGTCCTGACGCCGCTCTACATCACGCTGATTTATGACATCATGAGTAAGCGCCGTCTGCGCTGGGGCTACGCTTTTAGCGCCTTGCTGGCAGTTATTGGTGCCGGGATTATTCGTTACGATCAGGTCACTGACCATTTCTGGACTGGCCTGCTGCTGGTGCAACTCTCCAATATCACTTTCGCGATTGGTATGGTGGGCTATAAACGCCTGATGGAAACCCGCCCGATGCCGCAGCATAACGCCTTTGCGTGGTTCTATCTCGGCGCGTTCCTGGTGGCGGTGATTGCATGGTTCTTGCTGGGCAATACGCAGAAAATGCCGGAAACTACGCTGCAATGGAGCATTCTGGTGTTTCTTGGCGTGGTGGCCTCCGGGATTGGTTACTTTATGTGGAACTACGGCGCGACTCAGGTGGACGCCGGAACGCTGGGTATTATGAATAATATTCATGTTCCGGCAGGGCTGCTGGTTAACCTGGCAATCTGGCACCAACAGCCGCACTGGCCAACGTTTATTACAGGCGCGCTGGTGATCCTGGCCTCACTGTGGGTGCATCGTAAGTGGGTCGCTCCGCGCTCTTCACAAACGGCAGATGATCGCAGGCGTGATTGCGCGTTGAGCGAATAA
- the metE gene encoding 5-methyltetrahydropteroyltriglutamate--homocysteine S-methyltransferase, whose translation MTILNHTLGFPRVGLRRELKKAQESYWAGNSTREELLAVGRELRARHWDQQKQAGIDLLPVGDFAWYDHVLTTSLLLGNVPARHQNKDGSVDIDTLFRIGRGRAPTGEPAAAAEMTKWFNTNYHYMVPEFVKGQQFKLTWTQLLDEVDEAQARGHKVKPVLLGPVTYLWLGKVKGEQFDRLSLLNDILPVYQQVLAELAKRGIEWVQIDEPALVLELPQAWLDAYKPAYDALQGQVKLLLTTYFEGVTPNLDTITALPVQGLHVDLVHGKDDVAELHKRLPSDWLLSAGLVNGRNVWRADLTEKYAQIKDIVGKRDLWVASSCSLLHSPIDLSVETRLDAEVKSWFAFALQKCHELALLRDALNSGDTAALAEWSAPIQARRHSTRVHNPAVEKRLAAITAQDSQRANVYEVRAEAQRARFKLPAWPTTTIGSFPQTTEIRTLRLDFKKGNLDANNYRTGIAEHIKQTIVEQERLGLDVLVHGEAERNDMVEYFGEHLDGFVFTQNGWVQSYGSRCVKPPIVIGDVSRPAPITVEWAKYAQSLTDKPVKGMLTGPVTILCWSFPREDVSRETIAKQIALALRDEVADLEAAGIGIIQIDEPALREGLPLRRSDWDAYLQWGVEAFRINAAVAKDETQIHTHMCYCEFNDIMDSIAALDADVITIETSRSDMELLESFEEFDYPNEIGPGVYDIHSPNVPSVEWIESLLKKAAQRIPAERLWVNPDCGLKTRGWPETRAALANMVQAAQNLRRG comes from the coding sequence ATGACAATTCTTAATCACACCCTCGGTTTTCCTCGCGTTGGCCTGCGTCGCGAGCTGAAAAAAGCACAAGAAAGTTATTGGGCGGGGAACTCCACGCGTGAAGAATTACTGGCGGTGGGGCGTGAATTGCGTGCCCGTCACTGGGATCAACAAAAGCAGGCCGGTATCGACTTGCTGCCGGTGGGCGACTTTGCCTGGTACGATCATGTTCTGACCACCAGCCTGTTGCTGGGTAACGTTCCGGCGCGTCATCAGAACAAAGATGGTTCTGTAGATATCGACACCCTTTTCCGTATTGGTCGTGGACGTGCGCCAACTGGCGAACCTGCGGCGGCGGCGGAAATGACCAAATGGTTTAACACCAACTATCACTACATGGTGCCGGAGTTCGTTAAAGGGCAGCAATTCAAACTGACCTGGACGCAGTTGCTGGATGAAGTGGATGAGGCGCAGGCGCGGGGCCACAAGGTGAAGCCTGTGCTACTGGGACCGGTCACCTACCTGTGGCTGGGCAAAGTGAAAGGTGAACAGTTTGATCGCCTGAGTCTGCTGAATGACATTCTGCCGGTTTATCAGCAAGTTCTGGCGGAACTGGCAAAACGTGGCATTGAGTGGGTACAGATCGACGAACCGGCGCTGGTACTGGAACTGCCGCAGGCGTGGCTGGACGCGTATAAACCTGCTTACGATGCACTGCAGGGGCAGGTGAAACTGCTGTTGACCACCTATTTTGAAGGCGTAACACCGAACCTCGACACGATTACTGCGCTGCCTGTTCAGGGTCTGCATGTCGACCTCGTACATGGCAAAGATGATGTAGCAGAACTACACAAGCGCCTGCCTTCTGACTGGCTGCTGTCTGCCGGACTGGTCAATGGTCGTAACGTCTGGCGCGCCGATCTCACCGAGAAATATGCGCAAATTAAGGACATTGTCGGTAAACGTGATTTATGGGTGGCATCTTCCTGCTCACTGCTTCATAGCCCTATCGACCTGAGCGTGGAAACGCGCCTTGATGCAGAAGTGAAAAGCTGGTTTGCCTTCGCCCTGCAAAAATGTCATGAACTGGCACTGCTACGCGATGCGTTGAACAGTGGTGACACGGCAGCTCTGGCAGAGTGGAGCGCACCGATTCAGGCGCGCCGTCACTCAACCCGCGTACATAATCCGGCGGTAGAAAAACGTCTGGCAGCCATTACCGCCCAGGACAGTCAGCGTGCGAATGTCTATGAAGTGCGTGCTGAAGCCCAGCGTGCGCGTTTTAAACTGCCCGCATGGCCGACCACCACGATTGGTTCCTTCCCGCAAACCACGGAAATTCGTACCCTGCGTCTGGATTTCAAAAAGGGCAATCTTGACGCCAACAACTACCGCACGGGTATTGCGGAACATATCAAGCAGACCATTGTTGAGCAGGAACGTTTGGGATTGGATGTGCTGGTGCACGGCGAAGCTGAACGTAACGACATGGTGGAATACTTTGGCGAGCATCTCGACGGTTTTGTCTTCACACAAAACGGTTGGGTACAGAGCTACGGTTCCCGCTGCGTTAAGCCGCCGATTGTCATTGGTGACGTTAGCCGTCCGGCGCCGATTACCGTTGAGTGGGCAAAGTATGCGCAATCGCTGACTGACAAACCGGTGAAAGGGATGCTGACGGGGCCGGTGACGATTCTCTGCTGGTCGTTCCCGCGTGAAGATGTCAGCCGTGAAACCATCGCTAAACAGATCGCTTTGGCGCTGCGTGATGAAGTGGCGGATCTGGAAGCCGCTGGAATTGGCATCATCCAGATTGACGAACCGGCACTGCGCGAAGGTTTACCGCTGCGTCGCAGCGACTGGGATGCCTATCTCCAGTGGGGCGTAGAGGCCTTCCGTATCAACGCCGCCGTGGCGAAGGATGAAACGCAAATTCACACCCACATGTGTTATTGCGAGTTCAACGACATCATGGATTCGATTGCGGCGCTGGACGCAGACGTCATTACCATTGAAACCTCGCGTTCCGACATGGAGTTGCTGGAGTCGTTTGAAGAGTTTGATTATCCGAATGAAATCGGTCCTGGCGTCTATGACATTCACTCGCCAAACGTACCGAGCGTGGAATGGATTGAATCCCTGCTGAAGAAAGCGGCACAACGTATTCCGGCAGAGCGCCTGTGGGTTAACCCGGACTGCGGCCTGAAAACGCGTGGTTGGCCAGAAACCCGCGCGGCACTGGCGAACATGGTGCAGGCGGCGCAGAACTTGCGTCGGGGGTGA
- a CDS encoding allophanate hydrolase-related protein yields MTTTLLAVNGTLMRGLELNPNMQKAGGIFVREDRTDAHYRLWSINDRHPGMIRVNEGGTHVDVEIWQLPLASFAALLMSEPAGLAIGKIKLADGSEVLGVLAENWLTEGQREITELGSWRKYTGHFHTV; encoded by the coding sequence ATGACTACAACACTTTTAGCCGTTAACGGAACGCTGATGCGCGGCCTGGAACTCAACCCAAATATGCAAAAAGCAGGCGGCATTTTTGTCCGTGAAGACCGAACTGACGCCCATTACCGGTTGTGGAGTATTAACGATCGCCATCCGGGAATGATTCGCGTGAATGAAGGGGGAACACACGTCGACGTAGAAATTTGGCAACTGCCACTGGCCAGTTTTGCCGCTCTATTAATGAGCGAACCTGCTGGACTGGCAATTGGCAAAATCAAACTTGCCGATGGTAGCGAAGTGCTGGGCGTACTGGCAGAAAACTGGCTGACGGAAGGCCAACGGGAAATTACAGAACTGGGTAGCTGGCGCAAATACACCGGGCATTTTCATACTGTGTAA
- a CDS encoding cytosine permease translates to MRKKEENLNTASGLRIAMILLGIAVTPVLLSSSSLGNQLSSGSLISVVLLGGVILTLLSTITISVGEKARLPTYGIVKYSFGEKGAIAINILMAISLFGWIAVTANMFGHSVHDLLAQHGLEVPLALLVALGCVIFVASTAFGFAVLGKIAQIAVPVIALVLCYILYVATHTEVAAPAAIVEMNTGVAVSTVVGTIIVLVATLPDFGSFVHNRKHALIASGVTFLVAYPLLYWAGATPSAISGQGSLLGAMAVFGAVLPAALLLIFACVTGNAGNMFQGTLVVSTLLTRFPKWQITVALGILSAIVGSLDIMAWFIPFLLFLGIATPPVAGIYIADFFLYRRNGYQESVLAQESQIKVLTFAAWIIGAAVGFMTVKGLFTLTTIPSVDSILVACIAYAILSRVSQHR, encoded by the coding sequence ATGCGTAAAAAAGAAGAGAATCTGAATACGGCATCAGGATTGCGTATTGCCATGATTTTGCTGGGTATTGCCGTCACACCTGTGCTGTTGTCATCCTCAAGCCTCGGCAATCAACTTTCCAGCGGCAGTTTAATTAGCGTCGTATTGTTAGGCGGCGTCATTCTGACCTTACTTTCTACCATCACCATTAGCGTTGGAGAAAAAGCCCGCCTGCCAACGTATGGCATTGTGAAATATTCGTTTGGCGAAAAAGGGGCCATTGCCATTAACATTTTGATGGCGATAAGTCTGTTCGGCTGGATTGCCGTTACCGCCAATATGTTTGGTCATTCGGTACATGACTTACTGGCCCAGCATGGGCTGGAAGTTCCACTGGCACTGTTAGTGGCGCTTGGTTGTGTCATTTTTGTCGCCTCTACGGCATTTGGTTTTGCCGTTCTGGGAAAAATTGCCCAGATTGCCGTGCCAGTTATCGCGCTGGTGCTGTGTTACATCCTCTATGTGGCAACCCATACCGAAGTAGCAGCACCAGCAGCGATAGTGGAGATGAATACGGGTGTCGCCGTTTCCACCGTTGTTGGTACGATTATTGTACTGGTTGCCACACTGCCTGATTTCGGTAGCTTTGTGCATAACCGCAAACATGCGCTGATTGCCTCAGGCGTGACGTTTCTGGTTGCCTACCCTCTGCTCTACTGGGCGGGTGCAACGCCGAGCGCCATTAGCGGTCAGGGATCTTTACTGGGTGCAATGGCGGTATTCGGTGCGGTTCTGCCCGCGGCGCTGTTATTGATTTTCGCCTGCGTCACCGGTAACGCGGGCAATATGTTCCAGGGCACGCTGGTGGTTTCCACGCTGCTTACCCGCTTTCCAAAATGGCAGATTACCGTGGCGCTGGGTATCCTTTCCGCCATCGTAGGCAGTCTGGATATTATGGCGTGGTTTATTCCGTTTCTGCTGTTCCTCGGTATCGCCACGCCACCCGTTGCCGGAATTTATATCGCTGACTTTTTCCTTTATCGCCGTAATGGCTATCAAGAGTCAGTATTAGCCCAGGAGTCACAGATTAAAGTGCTGACATTCGCAGCCTGGATCATAGGCGCTGCGGTTGGCTTTATGACGGTAAAAGGCTTATTCACCCTGACGACGATCCCTTCGGTGGACTCTATTCTGGTGGCATGCATCGCGTATGCGATTCTCAGTCGGGTAAGTCAACACCGCTAA
- the metR gene encoding HTH-type transcriptional regulator MetR, with amino-acid sequence MIEVKHLKTLQALRNCGSLAAAAATLHQTQSALSHQFSDLEQRLGFRLFVRKSQPLRFTPQGEILLQLANQVLPQISQALQACNEPQQTRLRIAIECHSCIQWLTPALENFHKNWPQVETDFKSGVTFDPQPALQQGELDLVMTSDILPRSGLHYSPMFDYEVRLVLAPDHPLAAKTRITPEDLASETLLIYPVQRSRLDVWRHFLQPAGVSPSLKSVDNTLLLIQMVAARMGIAALPHWVVESFERQGLVVTKTLGEGLWSRLYAAVRDGEQRQPVTEAFIRSTRNHACDHLPFVKSAERPTYDAPTVRPGSPARL; translated from the coding sequence ATGATCGAAGTAAAACACCTGAAAACGCTACAAGCGTTGCGGAACTGCGGCTCGCTCGCAGCCGCTGCGGCGACGTTGCATCAGACGCAATCCGCCCTGTCTCACCAGTTTAGCGATCTGGAACAACGTCTTGGCTTCCGGCTATTTGTGCGTAAAAGCCAGCCGCTACGCTTTACGCCGCAGGGAGAAATCCTGTTACAACTGGCAAACCAGGTACTGCCGCAAATCAGTCAGGCACTGCAAGCCTGCAATGAACCGCAGCAGACTCGCCTGCGTATCGCCATCGAATGTCATAGCTGTATTCAGTGGCTGACGCCCGCGTTAGAAAACTTTCATAAGAACTGGCCGCAGGTCGAGACGGATTTTAAATCGGGCGTAACCTTTGACCCGCAGCCCGCGTTGCAACAGGGCGAGCTGGATCTGGTGATGACATCCGATATTCTGCCGCGCAGTGGCCTGCATTACTCGCCAATGTTCGATTATGAAGTGCGTCTGGTGTTAGCACCTGACCATCCACTGGCTGCGAAAACGCGGATCACGCCGGAAGATCTCGCCAGCGAGACGCTGTTAATTTATCCGGTGCAGCGTAGCCGACTGGATGTCTGGCGGCATTTTCTTCAGCCCGCAGGCGTCAGTCCGTCACTGAAAAGCGTCGATAACACCTTATTGTTGATTCAGATGGTTGCCGCGCGGATGGGTATTGCCGCCCTGCCGCATTGGGTGGTGGAGAGCTTTGAACGCCAGGGTTTGGTAGTGACTAAAACCCTTGGCGAAGGATTGTGGAGCCGACTGTACGCCGCCGTTCGCGATGGCGAGCAGCGTCAGCCGGTTACGGAAGCGTTTATTCGCTCAACGCGCAATCACGCCTGCGATCATCTGCCGTTTGTGAAGAGCGCGGAGCGACCCACTTACGATGCACCCACAGTGAGGCCAGGATCACCAGCGCGCCTGTAA
- a CDS encoding DUF1116 domain-containing protein — MNTLFNQPLKVVNAGLHSFADNIQHAGGSAIALNWQPPAQGDIDAGLDLASLLRHPLVENANQIAMTRYLEAQPVLVDVMLAKEAIPAMAEQKRILHSGPPIAWEEMCGPVKGAIIGAMLYEGWATNQQDAENQITAGDIDLAPCHHYHAVGPMAGIISPSMPLWVVENKTNGHRTFSNFNEGLGKVLRFGANNDEVLNRLAWMRDELAPAMKAAIAQHGELELKPLMAQALHMGDEVHNRNAAATGLLIKRLLPALLASSLPQEHIQRAVAFITSNDHFFLNLSMAACKAMMDAAANVPFSSMVTVMARNGVNFGIRLSGTGDRWFQAPANAVEGLFFPGFGVDDAAADLGDSAITETAGVGGFAMASSPAIVKFVGGTPADATNNSRRMQAITLGGNPAFTLPALNFAPTAAGIDARKVTDRGILPVINTGIAHKQAGVGQIGAGITTAPMACFVAAVRALAEIVAKENHHG; from the coding sequence ATGAACACCTTATTTAATCAGCCTTTGAAGGTCGTGAACGCGGGACTACACAGTTTTGCTGACAATATTCAACACGCCGGGGGAAGCGCAATTGCCCTCAACTGGCAGCCACCAGCACAAGGCGATATTGACGCTGGATTGGATCTGGCATCGTTGCTACGTCATCCACTGGTAGAAAATGCCAACCAAATCGCCATGACACGTTATCTCGAAGCACAACCCGTGCTGGTGGATGTCATGCTCGCTAAAGAGGCCATTCCAGCAATGGCTGAACAAAAACGTATTTTGCACTCTGGTCCGCCGATTGCCTGGGAAGAGATGTGTGGTCCGGTAAAAGGAGCGATTATTGGTGCCATGCTGTACGAAGGTTGGGCCACCAACCAGCAAGATGCAGAAAACCAGATAACCGCAGGCGATATCGACCTTGCCCCTTGTCATCATTATCACGCGGTTGGCCCAATGGCAGGCATCATCAGCCCGTCAATGCCGTTATGGGTGGTAGAAAACAAAACCAACGGCCACCGTACTTTTAGCAATTTCAATGAAGGTCTGGGTAAGGTTCTCCGTTTTGGTGCCAATAACGACGAAGTTCTCAATCGTCTGGCCTGGATGCGCGATGAGCTGGCTCCGGCAATGAAAGCAGCAATCGCACAACACGGCGAGCTGGAACTCAAGCCATTAATGGCGCAGGCGCTGCATATGGGGGATGAAGTTCATAATCGCAATGCCGCTGCTACCGGTTTGCTGATTAAGCGTCTTCTTCCGGCATTGCTGGCCAGCTCTCTTCCACAAGAACATATCCAGCGCGCCGTGGCATTTATCACCAGTAACGATCACTTCTTCCTTAATCTGTCGATGGCTGCCTGCAAAGCGATGATGGATGCCGCCGCCAATGTACCGTTCAGTTCAATGGTTACGGTAATGGCGCGTAACGGGGTGAATTTTGGTATTCGGCTTTCCGGTACTGGCGATCGCTGGTTCCAGGCTCCCGCCAATGCAGTTGAAGGTCTGTTCTTCCCCGGATTTGGCGTTGACGACGCCGCTGCTGACCTGGGCGATAGCGCAATTACCGAAACCGCAGGTGTGGGTGGCTTCGCGATGGCGTCATCTCCGGCGATCGTCAAATTTGTGGGAGGCACCCCTGCCGATGCCACCAATAACAGCCGCCGGATGCAGGCAATCACCCTCGGCGGCAATCCCGCATTTACACTTCCGGCTCTCAATTTTGCCCCCACCGCAGCAGGGATTGATGCGCGTAAAGTGACCGACCGCGGCATTTTACCGGTCATCAATACGGGTATCGCCCACAAACAAGCGGGGGTCGGGCAAATTGGTGCCGGGATCACCACTGCGCCAATGGCCTGTTTTGTCGCCGCTGTACGTGCACTGGCTGAGATCGTCGCAAAGGAGAATCATCATGGTTAA
- the yigL gene encoding sugar/pyridoxal phosphate phosphatase YigL, whose amino-acid sequence MYQVVASDLDGTLLSPDHTLSPYAKETLKLLTARGINFVFATGRHHVDVGQIRDNLEIKSYMITSNGARVHDLDGNLIFAHNLDHDIASDLFGVVNDNPDIITNVYRDDEWFMNRHRPEEMRFFKEAVFKYALYEPGLLEPEGVSKVFFTCDSHEKLLPLEQAINARWGDRVNVSFSTLTCLEVMAGGVSKGHALEAVAKKLGYSLKDCIAFGDGMNDAEMLSMAGKGCIMGSAHQRLKDLHPELEVIGTNAEDAVPHYLRKLYLS is encoded by the coding sequence ATGTATCAGGTTGTTGCGTCTGATTTAGATGGTACGTTACTTTCCCCCGACCATACGTTGTCCCCTTACGCCAAAGAAACGCTGAAATTGCTCACTGCGCGCGGTATCAACTTTGTGTTTGCGACCGGTCGCCACCACGTCGATGTGGGGCAAATTCGCGATAATCTGGAGATTAAGTCGTACATGATCACCTCCAATGGCGCGCGCGTTCACGACCTCGATGGCAATCTGATTTTTGCTCATAACCTGGATCATGACATTGCCAGCGATCTGTTTGGCGTGGTCAACGACAACCCGGACATCATTACTAACGTTTATCGTGATGATGAATGGTTTATGAACCGCCACCGCCCGGAAGAGATGCGCTTTTTTAAAGAAGCGGTATTCAAATATGCTCTGTATGAGCCGGGATTGCTGGAGCCGGAAGGCGTCAGCAAAGTATTCTTCACCTGCGATTCTCATGAAAAATTGTTACCACTTGAGCAAGCAATCAATGCTCGCTGGGGCGATCGCGTCAACGTCAGCTTCTCTACCTTAACCTGTCTGGAAGTGATGGCTGGCGGTGTTTCTAAAGGCCATGCGCTGGAAGCGGTGGCGAAGAAACTGGGTTACAGTCTGAAGGATTGCATTGCCTTTGGCGACGGGATGAACGACGCCGAAATGCTGTCGATGGCGGGGAAAGGTTGCATTATGGGCAGCGCGCACCAGCGTCTGAAAGATCTGCATCCGGAACTGGAAGTGATTGGTACTAACGCCGAAGACGCAGTGCCGCATTATCTGCGTAAACTCTATTTATCGTAA
- the arcC gene encoding carbamate kinase: MVKPLAVVAVGGNALIQDDQHNSIPDQYVAVMESVQHIVDMVEAGWDLVLTHGNGPQVGFILRRSELASNEVSPVPLDYAVGDTQGAIGYMFQKALHNELARRGINKPVIALVTQTRVNPHDDAFTSPSKPIGAFLDEVTAQQRQQQLGWTLMEDAGRGWRRTVPSPAPLEIIEHGTIAHLVRQGYLVIACGGGGIPVVRDGQQLKGVEAVIDKDLASALLASQLAADLLVIPTGVEKVAINFGTPQQQWLDAISVAEAQTLLREGQFGIGSMQPKVEAIVDFINTSLQQGKQASGLITSPQTIKAALSHQSGTWITL, translated from the coding sequence ATGGTTAAGCCTCTGGCTGTTGTCGCGGTTGGCGGCAATGCGCTCATCCAAGACGATCAGCACAATAGTATCCCCGATCAATATGTTGCAGTGATGGAAAGCGTGCAGCATATCGTTGATATGGTTGAAGCCGGATGGGATCTGGTGCTAACCCACGGTAATGGGCCGCAGGTGGGCTTTATTCTGCGCCGCTCAGAACTTGCCAGTAACGAAGTTTCTCCGGTTCCGCTTGATTACGCCGTGGGTGATACACAAGGTGCTATTGGCTACATGTTCCAGAAGGCACTGCATAACGAACTGGCTCGCCGTGGCATAAACAAACCGGTAATTGCGCTGGTGACACAAACGCGAGTCAACCCACATGACGATGCTTTCACCAGCCCCAGTAAACCGATTGGCGCATTTCTCGATGAAGTAACGGCTCAACAACGCCAACAACAACTCGGCTGGACTCTGATGGAGGATGCCGGGCGCGGATGGCGGCGTACGGTTCCCTCTCCTGCGCCACTGGAAATTATTGAACATGGCACCATCGCTCATCTGGTGCGCCAGGGATATCTGGTCATTGCCTGCGGCGGTGGTGGTATTCCGGTGGTGCGAGACGGGCAACAACTGAAAGGTGTGGAAGCTGTGATCGATAAAGATCTGGCCTCCGCGCTGCTCGCCAGTCAGTTGGCCGCGGATCTACTGGTGATCCCCACCGGTGTAGAAAAAGTGGCGATTAACTTTGGTACACCACAACAACAGTGGCTCGATGCTATCAGCGTTGCCGAAGCACAAACGCTGTTGCGGGAAGGTCAATTTGGTATCGGCAGTATGCAACCAAAAGTGGAAGCCATTGTTGATTTCATCAATACCAGCCTGCAACAAGGCAAACAGGCCAGCGGCCTGATTACTTCACCGCAAACCATAAAAGCAGCCCTTTCGCATCAGAGCGGCACATGGATAACCCTTTAA